A single genomic interval of Armigeres subalbatus isolate Guangzhou_Male chromosome 1, GZ_Asu_2, whole genome shotgun sequence harbors:
- the LOC134219082 gene encoding uncharacterized protein LOC134219082, with protein MSKRKKKISACDRNPKDGKQRKVISSDRQSKSVKDMRKGLIKRKRIEQLERSLDEERKRNASLVDEMNKMREAQELNVETGIGKPQSDASGELTERSTIEFEGIGPSSTRREKDTTDFEESKFMASINQLSVSSICVPECRPANENEEISRHTFEQWRDLLVDSMQLAGITDEVTKYTIFKVKAGPRLLDIYRNAKADEAAPDADLFPFANALYRLKSYFGSGSDILLQRRRLALMEQKSDESDLAFITRVGTAARLCDYGKEKEFEEIVGTIAAHAQRREVRTMALKLLGRNGTFSDLVDKVRELEAIRLNEQFFSQNHGSNSAAVVAPVRADFPVRGGAQQRFQGRATYQRGYRSNFVGARRGGFQGTSRQTSARPGFRTQRNNETQGTKCWRCNSVYHVPAKCHAVNKDCRNCGQFGHIQIACPLPPAAAIKGSAIRDQFATDSNQNTIAVIEKSEDTTGIQEVSEKDEHYANPQD; from the exons ATgtcgaagaggaagaagaagatctcTGCTTGCGATCGAAATCCGAAAGACGGAAAGCAGCGGAAAGTTATCTCAAGCGACCGTCAGTCGAAATCCGTAAAGGATATGCGAAAAGGGCTCATCAAACGTAAGCGAATTGAACAGCTGGAAAGAAGCTTGGATGAAGAGAGGAAACGTAACGCTTCATTGGTCGACGAAATGAACAAAATGAGAGAAGCTCAAGAACTGAACGTCGAGACAGGAATCGGAAAACCTCAATCGGATGCCAGTGGAGAGCTCACTGAACGAAGTACGATCGAATTTGAAGGAATCGGACCTTCCAGTACCCGGCGTGAAAAGGACACTACAGACTTTGAGGAGTCAAAATTCATGGCCTCCATCAATCAACTTTCGGTATCTTCCATTTGCGTGCCCGAGTGCAGACCGGCAAACGAGAATGAAGAGATTAGCAGACACACGTTTGAGCAATGGCGGGACCTCCTAGTGGATTCAATGCAGCTTGCGGGTATTACCGATGAGGTCACAAAGTATACCATATTTAAAGTGAAGGCTGGCCCACGCCTACTGGACATTTATCGGAACGCTAAGGCTGACGAAGCAGCTCCGGATGCGGATTTATTCCCATTCGCAAACGCTTTATATCGACTGAAATCTTATTTCGGATCAG GGTCGGATATACTGCTACAGCGACGACGGCTTGCTTTAATGGAGCAGAAGTCCGATGAGTCGGATCTAGCGTTTATAACACGCGTTGGGACTGCAGCTAGACTTTGCGACTACGGCAAAGAGAAGGAGTTCGAAGAGATTGTCGGTACAATAGCGGCGCACGCTCAAAGAAGAGAAGTGCGTACGATGGCACTAAAGCTTCTGGGTAGGAACGGCACATTCTCCGACCTGGTAGATAAGGTCAGAGAATTGGAGGCCATTCGCCTCAACGAgcaatttttttctcaaaatcatGGATCAAATAGTGCGGCGGTCGTGGCACCTGTCAGAGCCGACTTTCCGGTGCGCGGAGGCGCTCAGCAAAGATTTCAAGGAAGAGCAACATACCAACGAGGTTATCGCAGCAATTTCGTAGGCGCCCGGCGTGGAGGATTTCAGGGAACGTCACGACAAACAAGTGCTCGACCTGGTTTTCGAACGCAACGCAATAACGAGACACAAGGGACAAAATGCTGGAGGTGTAACAGCGTTTACCACGTCCCTGCAAAATGCCATGCTGTCAATAAAGACTGTAGAAACTGTGGACAATTCGGACACATCCAAATCGCGTGTCCTTTGCCTCCAGCGGCGGCTATTAAGGGTTCAGCCATACGGGATCAATTTGCTACTGACTCTAATCAAAACACGATTGCAGTGATTGAGAAATCAGAGGACACCACAGGGATTCAAGAAGTAAGTGAAAAAGATGAACACTATGCTAATCCACAGGATTAA